From Kogia breviceps isolate mKogBre1 chromosome 2, mKogBre1 haplotype 1, whole genome shotgun sequence, one genomic window encodes:
- the C2H10orf95 gene encoding uncharacterized protein C10orf95 homolog has translation MYTYCCLAPGQDVWPLLQHLTYTYLPAPPLLPPIQAHNFCSRPPSLSAGEWAAPREYHCFHATGATLVVTPPLWAFPQAYAAALQPPFPAPGYPGPLLQEPATAGPAAVESGTQWPEGGSLQAELRWGRLERALGPGLELPDFVRRELRRAYGTYPLTDVRVTYRGGEFLLQGAPRVREPEYRTERRVGQPAAAAATGAPRGKRRSAAAGRRGKT, from the coding sequence ATGTACACATACTGCTGCCTGGCGCCTGGGCAGGACGTCTGGCCTCTGCTGCAGCACCTCACCTACACCTACCTGCCCGCCCCTCCGCTGCTGCCCCCCATTCAGGCCCACAACTTCTGCAGCCGGCCCCCGAGCCTGAGCGCGGGCGAGTGGGCGGCTCCGCGGGAATACCACTGCTTCCACGCCACAGGCGCGACGCTAGTGGTCACGCCGCCCTTGTGGGCCTTCCCGCAGGCCTACGCCGCGGCCCTGCAACCTCCGTTCCCAGCGCCCGGCTACCCAGGGCCGTTGCTGCAGGAGCCCGCAACTGCGGGGCCGGCGGCGGTCGAGAGCGGGACGCAGTGGCCGGAAGGCGGCAGCCTGCAAGCTGAGCTGCGATGGGGCCGCCTGGAGCGTGCGCTCGGGCCGGGCCTAGAGCTGCCGGACTTCGTGAGGAGGGAGCTGCGGCGAGCGTACGGCACGTACCCACTCACCGACGTGCGCGTCACCTATCGCGGAGGCGAGTTCCTGCTGCAGGGCGCGCCGCGCGTGCGCGAGCCCGAGTACCGTACGGAGAGGCGAGTGGGCCAACCAGCAGCTGCAGCTGCGACAGGAGCCCCGCGGGGGAAGCGGCGGAGTGCGGCCGCCGGAAGAAGAGGAAAGACTTGA